GCGCCAAGGACAGAAACCTCATCGCCTACGTGAGCGACATCAGGCTGCGCGGCAGGATACCGCGCTACGACCTCGACGACGGCGGCGGTGTTGCCGATCTCATAGAGGAGCGTTTTCTCAGCGGCCCCGAGGCGCCGGAGTCGCAGGGCATCTCGCTCATCGTCGACGGAAGGCGCGTAACCCTCAAGCCCTTCATCGCCGGACTCCTGCGTGACGCGGTCGCCGGCATGACCCGCAACCTCAAGGGATGCGAGGACCCGACGATCATCGAGCTTCGCATAAGGAGGACCGACAGGCGCCACTGAGCCGGCCGTTCCTGGGGAGGGGGGAGAGGGCGAGCGGCGTTGCGGCTCGCCTTCTTTCTTGAAAAGAAGAGGCGTGGGAGACACAATGACGGGATTTGACGAGTGCAGCGCCGCCGTGCTCGCCGGCGGGCGCAGCAGGCGCATGGGCTTCAACAAGGCCCTGATAGAGGTCGATGGGACGACGATCATCGCCCGCACCGTCGGCCTCCTGCGGGAGCGCTTCGACGACGTCTTCATAGTGGCGGGCGACCCCCTCGTCTACGAGTCCATAGGTTGCGCCGTGGTGGCGGACGTCGTAAAGGACGCGGGTTCGCTGGGCGGCATCCATACCGCCCTCTTCCACGCCCGATGCCCAAGGGTCTTCGTCACGGCCTGCGACATGCCCTTTCTCGCGGCCGACGTCATCGGAAGGGTGGTCGAGGCGGGGGCCGCGGCGGCGGCCGACGCCGTTGTCCCCTATATCGACGGCAGGCTCCATCCCATGCACGCCCTCTACTCCAAAAAGTGCCTGGAGGCGGTGGAGTCCATGATAAGGGCCGGCAACCTGCGGGTAATGGACCTCTTCGAGAGGGTGCGGACGAGGACGCTCGACGAGGCGGACTTCAAGGGCCTTGCGGCGAGGGAGTCGGTCGGCAACGTCAACACCCCCGAGGACCTGGAGCGGGCCGGACTCGCCGTCCCTTTCGCCTCGCCGCTTCAGCCGCCACACGGCCGTCCCGCCTCGCAGGGAACACCGTGAAGGAGCACAGGGGGCTCGAGGAACTCGTCGCCATAATGGAGCGGCTGCGCTCTCCCGGGGGATGTCCCTGGGACCGGGAGCAGACCGAAAGGAGCCTCATACCCTTCGTCATAGAGGAGGCCTACGAGGTGGCCGGAGCCATCGAGAGCGGCAGCGCCGACTCTCTCAAGGAAGAGCTCGGCGACCTCCTCTTCCAGATAGTCTTTCTCGCCCGCCTTTGCGCTGAAAAGGGTCTTTTCACCATCGATGACGTGATAGCCGCCGCGGCAGAGAAGATGATCCGCCGCCATCCCCATGTCTTCGGCGACGCCGAGGCCGAAACGTCGGAAGAGGTTCTCCGCCGGTGGGCCGAGATCAAGGAGCGGGAGCGGCGGGCAAGGCCAGGCGGCGGTTACCTTTCGGACATACCG
This DNA window, taken from Deltaproteobacteria bacterium, encodes the following:
- a CDS encoding molybdenum cofactor guanylyltransferase is translated as MTGFDECSAAVLAGGRSRRMGFNKALIEVDGTTIIARTVGLLRERFDDVFIVAGDPLVYESIGCAVVADVVKDAGSLGGIHTALFHARCPRVFVTACDMPFLAADVIGRVVEAGAAAAADAVVPYIDGRLHPMHALYSKKCLEAVESMIRAGNLRVMDLFERVRTRTLDEADFKGLAARESVGNVNTPEDLERAGLAVPFASPLQPPHGRPASQGTP
- a CDS encoding nucleoside triphosphate pyrophosphohydrolase; amino-acid sequence: MKEHRGLEELVAIMERLRSPGGCPWDREQTERSLIPFVIEEAYEVAGAIESGSADSLKEELGDLLFQIVFLARLCAEKGLFTIDDVIAAAAEKMIRRHPHVFGDAEAETSEEVLRRWAEIKERERRARPGGGYLSDIPEAMPALLRAGKVSERAARAGFDWSRTDEVLDKVAEELDELKAALASEDAGAVEDELGDVFFALVNVCRFVEVDPETALRKTIGRFINRFHHIERELASQGRELSSASLAEMESLWREAKLAEGDGKGPSRKKQENPQS